Within Cololabis saira isolate AMF1-May2022 chromosome 14, fColSai1.1, whole genome shotgun sequence, the genomic segment TAAAAAGCGGCTGAAGTCTAAGCTGAAGGAGAAGTaccagtgtgtgtttgaggggattgttaaagcaggaaacccaacccttctgaagcagatctacacagagctctacatcacagagggagggactggagaggtcaacgatgaacatgaagtcagacagattgaagcagcttccaggaaaccagaccgagcagaaacaaccatcagacaggaagacatctttaaactcccacctggaagaaaaggaccaatcagaacagtgatgacgacgggagtggccggcatcgggaaaacagttctaacacagaagttcagtctggactgggctgaaggcagaaccaaccaggacatccagttgctgcttccattcaccttcagagagctgaatgtgctgatagagagaaagttcagcttggtggaacttgttcatcacttcttcactgaaaccagagaaatgtgcagctttgaagagttccaggtcgtgttcatctttgacggtctggatgagagtcgacttcctctggacttccacaacaatgaggtcctgactgatgttacagagtccacctcagtggacgtgctgctgacaaacctcatcagggggaacctgcttccttctgctcgtctctggatcacaaCACggcccgcagcagccaatcagatccctcctgagtgtgtctccatggtgacagaggtcagagggttcactgacccacagaaggaggactacttcaggaagaggttcagagaagagcagcagaccagcaggatcatctcccacatcaagacatcacggagcctccacatcatgtgccacatcccagtgttctgctggatcactgctatggtcctggagaaagtcctggaaaccagagagggaggggagttgcccaagaccctgactgagatgtacatccacttcctggtggtccaggccaaactgaagaaggtcaagtatgatggaagagctgagacggatccacactggagtccagagagcaggaagatggtggagactctgggaaaactggcttttgagcagctgcagaaaggaaacctgatcttctatgaaccagacctgagagagtgtggcatcgatgtcagagaggcttcagtgtactcaggagtgttcacacagatctttagagaggagagcagcctgtacgaggaccaggtcttctgcttcatccacctgagtgttcaggagtttctggctgctcttcatgtccatcagaccttcatcaagtctggagtcaacttgcttgaggaacaaagaaaCACCTTCTGGTGGTTTAAAACAAGAGCAGAGACTCACCTCTATCGgagtgctgtggacaaggccttacagagtccaaacggacacctggacttgttcctccgcttcctcctgggtctcaaactggagaccaatcagactctcctacgaggtctgttggaaccaaaacaaagaagatcACAGAACAATCGGGAAACAGTtgaatacatcaagaagaaaATCAGCGAGGATCTGTCTGTAGAgaaaagcatcaacctgttccactgtctgaatgaactgaacgctggttgtctggtggaggaggtccaatGCTCCCTGAGGTCAGGACAtctctccacagataaactgtctcctgctcagtggtcggctctggtcttcatcttactgtcatcagaagatctggaggtgtttgacctgaagaaatactcagcttcagaggaggttctacggaggctgctgccggtggtcaaagcctccaagaaagctgtgtaaggacaaacacggacacatctgttttagttacaatcaCATGTTGTGTTCTTGGAGGGAACCAGTTAAATTCAGTGTTCAACTAAGTTCAGGTTCATGTGGGACCAGTTCTCATCCATGATTCATCTCAGGAAACTTTACATGCAGAGAAGAGAAATGCAGCTTTGATCAAGACTGTAGGGCAGCAACACTTATTAATTCATAGTTGAATTGATGAGTATTCATTTAAATTACATGCTTATTTCTCTTTAATCtactctgcaggttgagtggttgtaacctctcagggaacatctgtgcagatctgtcctcagttctcagctctcagtcctccagtctgacagaagtggacctgagtaacaaccacctgcaggattcaggcctgaagaagctgtgtcctggactggagagtccacactgtcacctggagtctctcaggtcagaatccaccaagtgttcaacgGTTGACCATTAgaactgtttgtttggttgttttattagatccccgttagctgctgacctttcacagcagtttctctggggtctcatcagaatcatcagctTAATTACaacatcattaattaaaatacataaacaaatgcTCCCAACTCAAAGACAACAGACACTACGACATCTGCTCAAAGTACAAAAATAACAACATTATAATCAGCCCAATGGCATTATGACTATACattccctctttttaaactcaGAACTCACGACTCTTGCTAtactaaaacataaaaatacggAATTTACAGGATTTTCACCTGAGGGACTCTAACCCACAATCATGTTTTAAACATTGTGCATAACACATCAAAAGTAAAACCACTCTTTGCAAACTTGAACAAGCAATAAATATCTCAAAATCCATCTTTAACTTTATGAGCGTGAGAAAAATCCAATTGAAAACCAATATTAATTTGATAAATCCAATGTAAAGTCaaactgtgagtgtgtgtagatGAGTGGAGAAAGGTTCCACTTTGACGAGAACCGGAAGTGCGGCCTGGACTGGTAAAAAGGCGACGCACAACACAGGAAACAAATGAGACAAAAGGTGCGCAGACAGCGGCAGGTAAAAAGACTGCTCACTTGTTTTGCAACCTGCGGTGAGCACATGTGAAGAAGAGCATCTACAAACACCAGAGAGGCCGCCGGTAAGATGCCAAACTTGTGGACTCTTGCTACAAAAGCTCTCATTGCTGCAAAAGACTGTTTGTGATAGTGTTAGCTTAACCGTGCTAGCGTTAGCTTAGCCACCGGGTCCGTCGCCTGGCAGCGTGGCTTGTTAACTATTCGATGTCCATGTGTGCTAATTGTATGCTAAATGTAAATAGTAAATTTAACTCTTTGTTGAGAACCACACTAGCACACCAGATACCCATGGCTAGAAGATCCCGCCTCCTTACCAAACAATAAAACGACAGTTGAAGCCACATttcttgccaaagcagccgagtGGAAGGTTGCCTATGCTGCTCAAGTGCATGACATGGTCGATCGAAGGGCTGCAATCAAGTTGTCAAACGATATAATCATCAGCTGGAATGGACCAGTATGGTACGTGAGCCACCTCATCGCTCCCAACCCACACTCTGTCACAACCCCTGTAAGGCTCGTATGGAACAGCAATCAAAAGTTCAGAGGTGTGAGCCTGAATGACCTGCTAATGAAAGGCCCAGACGTCCTCAACCAGATTTGTGCCGTCCTTCTCAGGTATGCTGCACTAGGAGACATAAAAAAATTTATAATTCTGTCTGGTTGGAAGACAGAGAGGTGCACCTACACAGATTCCTTTGGCGAGActcagaagaggaggaactGGGAGAATACGCCATCACAAGAGTAAACATTGGAGACAAGCCAGCAGggtgcattgcgcaggtagcaATGCGCGAAACTGCTAACCTCCCTCATTTCACTCACCTTCAAGAGGAGCGGCAGGTTCTCCAGCATGACAGCTACGTTGATGACATTCTCACATCCCACAACGACCTTGACCGGCTTAAAATCATCACAGCAAATGTGGAGCGGATCCTAAAAGCTGGAGGATTTGAGCTCAAGCCTTGGTTTTTTTCTGGTCAAAGTGGGAGGAAAGAGTGCAGTGACAGGCTGGAAGAAAAAGCAACAAGGACCATGATCCTACCAAACCAAATGCGTGATGATGACAACAAAGCGCTTGGTCTGGGCTACATGATAGAAGAGGATAAACTGTATTTCTTGATCGCGATCAACTTctcaaagagaaagaaaaagatgcgACTTGGACAAGATCTTCTTCTAGAGCAAATCAGAGCCCAAACACCAAACCCCCTGACACGACGAGAGCTGCTCAGCCAAGTATCAGGGCTGTATGGTCCACTCGGCCTGGTAACTCCTGCCAAGCAGAAAGGAGCCATCCTAGTAAGGAGAGCATTCCCAGAGGCAAAGGACGGAGGTTGCCCAGTAAAAGAGACATGGGACACAGCACTCTCAGGTGGCCTCAGGGAGGATGCAACAAAGCTCTTTAAAGAGTATGTCCAGCTTGGCAAAATCAAGTTTATCAGAGCACTGACTCCTCCATGCTTCACTGAGTGCGTCTCTGCAATCATGTTCTCTGATGGAAGTGAGCATGCCTATGGAGCCGTGATGTACTTGAGATGGAACTCAGACTAGGGCCCGACCATCAGATTAGTGGAATCTAAAGCCAAACTAACTCCCTTGGATCAAAGAGGTGATGCTGTCAAAGCTGAGATGTGCGGAGCGTTGTTTGCCTCACGGCTGAAGAAATACTGAGCTGCACAGCCGCATCGAAGTTGACAAGTGGTACCATTTTGTTGATATCCAGACAGTCCTTGGTGTTATACAATGGGAGAGCTATGGCTATCAGACATTCTTTGCCAACAGGATCGGAGAAATTCAAAGCAGTACAAGGATTCAGGACTGGTGGTGGATTCCTGGCTCACAAAACATTGCAGATGCAATCAGCAGAGGAGCCAGTCCTCAAGACCTGGATGAGGGCTCAGAGTGGCAGAATGGGCCAAAGTTCCTGAGTCTGCCAATGGATGAATGGCCGATCCAATCCGCTAAAGAACTTGCAGCCACTGCCAGGGACAGTATCGACAAGCTGCAAATAAGGCATTTGTTGCTGCATTAACGAGagcaaaggcaaagaaacaggAACCCAAGCAGGTCCCAAGCCAGAATCACAACAACCAAACGAAACAAAGGAGACCCCCTGCAGGCCCAACCATCCGAAGCCTGGTGG encodes:
- the LOC133459393 gene encoding NLR family CARD domain-containing protein 3-like, producing MVIQSSSAASCLHQLSMFLILLVDQQISEPPGGPSVQQHQTQLDSIFQLLEDNIVMFVKNELKKIQRGLSPDYPESLEHVLEGEDEEQRSSREAFLKITVNFLKRMKQEELAERLQSNVSAAVCKKRLKSKLKEKYQCVFEGIVKAGNPTLLKQIYTELYITEGGTGEVNDEHEVRQIEAASRKPDRAETTIRQEDIFKLPPGRKGPIRTVMTTGVAGIGKTVLTQKFSLDWAEGRTNQDIQLLLPFTFRELNVLIERKFSLVELVHHFFTETREMCSFEEFQVVFIFDGLDESRLPLDFHNNEVLTDVTESTSVDVLLTNLIRGNLLPSARLWITTRPAAANQIPPECVSMVTEVRGFTDPQKEDYFRKRFREEQQTSRIISHIKTSRSLHIMCHIPVFCWITAMVLEKVLETREGGELPKTLTEMYIHFLVVQAKLKKVKYDGRAETDPHWSPESRKMVETLGKLAFEQLQKGNLIFYEPDLRECGIDVREASVYSGVFTQIFREESSLYEDQVFCFIHLSVQEFLAALHVHQTFIKSGVNLLEEQRNTFWWFKTRAETHLYRSAVDKALQSPNGHLDLFLRFLLGLKLETNQTLLRGLLEPKQRRSQNNRETVEYIKKKISEDLSVEKSINLFHCLNELNAGCLVEEVQCSLRSGHLSTDKLSPAQWSALVFILLSSEDLEVFDLKKYSASEEVLRRLLPVVKASKKAVLSGCNLSGNICADLSSVLSSQSSSLTEVDLSNNHLQDSGLKKLCPGLESPHCHLESLRLSDCNLSEDICADLSSVLSSKSSSLTELDLSNNNLQDSGLKKLCPGLESQHCHLESLRLSGCLISEEGSASLVSALSSNPSHLRELDLSYNHPGESVVKLSSAGLEDPRWRLDTLSLKSLLLSEKQSLLDG